A genomic stretch from Bradyrhizobium quebecense includes:
- a CDS encoding glutathione S-transferase family protein, whose translation MTPTITAFERSPDGGKGLARDTRVRWALEEVGQPYAVRLVSFQAMKEPAHLALHPFGQIPTYEEGDLALFETGSIVLHIAERHAGLLPDDANARARAISWMLAAVNTIEAPILELVTARILESDKPWTWERLPLVMDRVRDRLRQLAARLGDADWLDGKFSAGDLMMVSVLLRLRMSGILDEFPNLAAYVARGEARPAYKRAFAAQLAVNTSELPTA comes from the coding sequence ATGACCCCCACCATCACCGCCTTCGAACGGTCACCCGATGGCGGCAAGGGACTGGCGCGCGATACGCGCGTTCGCTGGGCGCTGGAAGAAGTGGGCCAGCCTTACGCAGTTCGCCTTGTTTCGTTCCAGGCGATGAAGGAGCCGGCGCATCTGGCGCTGCATCCGTTCGGCCAGATACCGACCTATGAGGAAGGTGATCTCGCGCTGTTCGAGACCGGATCGATCGTGCTCCATATCGCCGAGCGTCACGCAGGCCTGCTGCCTGATGATGCCAATGCCCGCGCCCGCGCAATCAGCTGGATGCTTGCCGCGGTCAACACGATCGAAGCGCCGATCCTCGAACTCGTCACTGCCAGAATTCTGGAGAGCGACAAGCCGTGGACCTGGGAGCGGCTGCCCCTGGTCATGGATCGCGTTCGCGACCGGCTGAGGCAGCTCGCCGCCCGCCTGGGCGATGCCGACTGGCTCGACGGCAAGTTCAGCGCGGGCGACCTGATGATGGTGTCGGTGCTGCTCAGGCTGAGAATGTCAGGCATCCTCGACGAATTTCCGAACCTCGCCGCCTACGTCGCCCGCGGCGAAGCCCGGCCGGCTTACAAGCGGGCTTTCGCCGCACAACTCGCGGTGAACACAAGCGAGCTACCGACCGCTTGA
- a CDS encoding glutathione S-transferase, whose translation MKIYDWPTGPYPARVRIALAEKNLRSHVQFVLVDLYKGEHKKPEFLAKNYSGTLPVLELDDRTFIGECTAITEYLDALDGAPTLTGRTPREKGVIHMMSKRAELELLDAISVYFHHATPGLGLHVEIYQNPEWGFRQRDKALRGMHYFDGILKRQPFVTGEAFTMADITLIGGLIFAGLVNVPVPVECEALSAWYARMQERPSVKNRITMSEPIAHLD comes from the coding sequence ATGAAGATTTACGATTGGCCAACCGGCCCATATCCGGCCCGCGTTCGCATCGCCCTGGCCGAGAAGAACCTGCGGTCGCACGTGCAGTTCGTCTTGGTCGATCTCTACAAGGGCGAGCACAAGAAGCCCGAATTCCTCGCCAAAAACTACTCGGGCACCCTGCCGGTGCTCGAACTCGATGACCGGACCTTCATTGGCGAGTGCACGGCCATTACCGAGTACCTTGACGCGCTTGATGGCGCGCCGACGCTGACCGGCAGGACGCCGCGCGAAAAGGGCGTGATCCACATGATGAGCAAGCGCGCCGAACTGGAACTGCTCGACGCCATCAGTGTCTATTTCCACCACGCCACGCCGGGTCTTGGGCTTCATGTCGAGATCTATCAGAATCCCGAATGGGGATTCCGTCAGCGCGACAAGGCCCTCAGGGGGATGCACTATTTTGACGGCATTCTGAAAAGACAGCCGTTCGTTACCGGCGAGGCGTTCACAATGGCCGATATCACCCTGATAGGCGGCTTGATCTTCGCGGGACTCGTCAACGTGCCGGTGCCGGTGGAGTGCGAGGCTCTTTCGGCATGGTATGCAAGGATGCAGGAGCGTCCTAGTGTCAAGAACCGGATAACGATGTCCGAGCCGATCGCGCATCTTGATTGA
- a CDS encoding TetR/AcrR family transcriptional regulator codes for MSSSSREAILAAAKRTAQARGYSGLNFRDLADEVGIKAASIYHHFPSKADLGVAVARRYWEDTAAQLESMLAEATDPVRCLRRYPDVFRKALESNNRMCLCSFMSAEVDDLPDAVRKEVQTFADVNVAWLSKLLVAAGLVNSRKSEQRARAIFAAIAGAQLVARSRSDISLYDSMIDNYRAAGLLPA; via the coding sequence GTGAGTTCAAGCTCTCGGGAGGCCATCCTGGCGGCAGCAAAGCGGACCGCGCAGGCGCGCGGCTATAGCGGCTTGAATTTCCGCGATCTCGCGGACGAGGTCGGGATCAAGGCCGCCAGCATCTATCACCATTTCCCGAGCAAGGCCGATCTTGGCGTAGCCGTCGCGCGGCGATACTGGGAGGACACCGCCGCCCAACTCGAGTCGATGCTGGCAGAGGCGACGGATCCTGTCCGCTGCCTGCGTCGATATCCCGATGTGTTTCGCAAAGCGCTCGAGAGCAACAATCGCATGTGCCTGTGCAGCTTCATGTCCGCGGAAGTCGACGATCTTCCGGACGCGGTGAGGAAGGAGGTCCAGACCTTTGCCGACGTCAACGTGGCGTGGCTGAGCAAGCTGTTGGTGGCCGCGGGCCTGGTCAATTCGAGGAAGAGCGAACAGCGGGCCCGCGCCATCTTCGCCGCAATTGCCGGTGCGCAGCTCGTCGCCAGAAGCCGCTCCGATATTTCGCTCTACGACTCGATGATCGACAACTATCGCGCCGCTGGTCTTCTGCCGGCATAG
- a CDS encoding VOC family protein → MTDLVTCLWFDQGQARAAAEFYAATFPDSHVDAGHVSPIPGIGQGDELTVEFTVLGRRFVGLNGGSNYTPNEAVSFMVLTDSQEETDRYWNAVTSNGGKELPCGWCRDRWGFTWQITPRRLLELVNGSDRAAGRRAMEAMMTMKKIDIAAIQRAAAA, encoded by the coding sequence ATGACCGATCTCGTCACATGCCTTTGGTTCGATCAGGGCCAGGCGCGCGCAGCGGCGGAATTCTATGCTGCGACTTTTCCCGACAGCCATGTCGATGCGGGGCATGTCTCGCCGATACCTGGCATCGGGCAGGGTGATGAACTGACGGTGGAGTTCACCGTGCTCGGCCGCCGCTTCGTCGGGCTGAACGGCGGCTCCAACTACACGCCGAACGAGGCGGTCAGCTTCATGGTGCTCACCGACAGCCAGGAGGAGACCGATCGCTACTGGAATGCGGTCACTTCGAACGGCGGCAAGGAATTGCCGTGCGGCTGGTGCCGGGATCGCTGGGGATTTACCTGGCAGATCACGCCGCGGCGGCTGCTCGAGCTCGTCAACGGATCCGATCGCGCCGCCGGACGGCGCGCGATGGAGGCGATGATGACGATGAAGAAGATCGACATCGCCGCGATCCAGCGGGCGGCCGCGGCGTAA
- a CDS encoding LysR family transcriptional regulator, whose protein sequence is MIDWDDVRYFLAVAGGGSVRAAAERLGVNHSTVLRRIAQLEERLGVHMFEKLPSGYRLTAAGEEVLEFAEQMEASSHLLETRVFGRDQSVRGLLRVTLAPPLATHLLMPDFADFARLHPDIEMEILSFGELANLTNREADVAIRVVYDRKTLPLNLHGLKGPELFGGVYMSRDRLAAWRAGAPDPIRWIVISIHGIPDWASEGEVRTTGVPFRTTDAGAQIVAVRQGLGITTLPCFVGDADPLLVRVPGTDLHMYGTLWLLTQGETRKTKRVRLFTEFVSRRLAAYAPLLAGLSISRD, encoded by the coding sequence ATGATCGACTGGGATGACGTTCGCTACTTTCTGGCCGTCGCGGGCGGAGGCTCGGTGCGAGCTGCCGCCGAGCGCCTCGGTGTGAACCACTCGACCGTGCTGCGACGCATCGCCCAGCTCGAGGAACGGCTCGGGGTGCACATGTTCGAAAAGCTGCCTTCGGGCTACCGCCTCACGGCTGCGGGCGAGGAGGTCCTCGAGTTCGCGGAGCAGATGGAAGCGTCGTCGCACCTGCTGGAGACGCGCGTCTTCGGGCGCGACCAGAGCGTGCGCGGGCTTCTGCGGGTGACGCTGGCACCGCCGCTTGCGACACACCTGCTGATGCCGGACTTCGCCGATTTCGCGCGTCTGCATCCGGACATCGAGATGGAAATCCTGTCGTTCGGCGAGCTGGCCAATCTGACCAACCGAGAGGCCGACGTCGCGATCCGCGTCGTCTACGACCGCAAAACCCTGCCGCTCAATCTTCACGGCCTGAAGGGACCGGAGCTGTTCGGCGGCGTCTACATGTCCCGCGATCGACTAGCCGCGTGGCGCGCGGGCGCGCCTGATCCCATCCGGTGGATCGTCATCAGCATTCATGGCATTCCGGATTGGGCCAGCGAGGGTGAGGTTCGGACGACGGGGGTTCCATTCAGGACCACGGACGCGGGGGCGCAGATCGTTGCTGTACGGCAAGGGCTCGGGATCACGACACTGCCGTGCTTCGTCGGAGATGCCGACCCCCTGCTGGTGAGGGTGCCGGGCACCGACCTGCACATGTACGGAACGCTCTGGCTTCTCACGCAGGGCGAGACACGCAAGACGAAGCGCGTCCGGCTCTTCACGGAGTTCGTATCCCGCAGGCTCGCCGCGTACGCGCCGCTTCTCGCGGGGCTGTCCATATCGCGCGACTGA